In Ilumatobacter fluminis, the following proteins share a genomic window:
- a CDS encoding peptidoglycan D,D-transpeptidase FtsI family protein: MRFNEPSTAPSRLHRALAPQPRKKRRRNVVADQPAPKRRTDRFGFGSSAMRLRLLLLVLVLVLGYVLFRVGRIQSSDGESYRVAAADMWQRDRELPADRGTIFDRDGEELALSIPGYSISVNPKLVTNPDATASMLQGALGLDEDETNSLHQELIAQTKGFVYVERQVDQQTGEAIAELGINGINVDAEPIRVLPGGTTGWSVIGRTNIDGEGIAGLEAQYDELLTGQPGQLRKEVAPGGRSVAGSEEIIAEPVPGNDLILTIDRSIQFQAEEQLRKRVEEVSAKSGTIVIMDTDTGDLLAMASVDRNDDGVVEVTSGNFTAVNAYEPGSVAKVITIAAGLNEGSVDSQSTFVVPWRRQYADDLLKDSHQHPDELMTVEQILVESSNIGTIDVQESLGGGNWEAARETHWDYMRAFGLGEKTALDFPGESAGILKHWTDLWGSERVTVAYGQGLASTSIQLATAVNVIANDGTYVAPRLVQGVVGPDGTVTDADPSVTHEVLSTETAEEMQRMMRQVVCRGTGTRAQLGFDSFSVAGKTGTGLKSQPNGTYLNERGERVYYASFVGFFPAEDPQITILISIDEPPAGDINRFGGTAAAPVFAELAPTIVHEQGLQPPPEDQMIACS; this comes from the coding sequence GTGCGTTTCAACGAGCCGTCGACCGCACCGTCGCGGCTCCACCGGGCGCTGGCTCCGCAGCCTCGCAAGAAGCGTCGCCGCAACGTCGTCGCCGATCAGCCGGCGCCGAAGCGACGGACCGACCGGTTCGGCTTCGGCAGCAGCGCGATGCGCCTGCGACTCCTGCTGCTCGTGCTCGTGCTCGTGCTCGGCTACGTCCTGTTCCGGGTCGGGCGGATCCAGAGCTCCGATGGCGAGTCGTACCGCGTCGCCGCCGCCGACATGTGGCAGCGCGACCGCGAACTGCCCGCCGACCGGGGGACGATCTTCGATCGTGACGGTGAAGAACTCGCGCTCTCGATCCCCGGGTACTCGATCAGTGTCAACCCGAAGCTCGTCACCAACCCCGACGCCACGGCGAGCATGCTGCAAGGGGCACTCGGCCTCGACGAGGACGAGACCAACAGCCTCCATCAGGAGCTGATCGCCCAGACGAAGGGGTTCGTCTACGTCGAACGACAGGTCGACCAGCAGACCGGCGAGGCGATCGCCGAACTCGGGATCAACGGCATCAACGTCGACGCCGAGCCGATCCGCGTCCTGCCCGGTGGTACGACGGGGTGGAGCGTCATCGGCCGCACCAACATCGACGGTGAGGGCATCGCCGGCCTCGAGGCCCAGTACGACGAGCTGCTCACGGGCCAGCCCGGCCAACTCCGCAAGGAGGTCGCACCCGGTGGGCGTTCGGTCGCCGGTTCCGAGGAGATCATCGCCGAACCGGTCCCGGGCAACGACCTGATCCTCACCATCGACCGCTCGATCCAGTTCCAGGCCGAGGAGCAGCTCCGCAAGCGGGTCGAAGAGGTGTCGGCGAAGTCCGGCACGATCGTGATCATGGACACCGACACCGGCGACCTGCTCGCGATGGCGTCGGTCGACCGGAACGACGACGGTGTCGTCGAGGTGACGTCGGGCAACTTCACCGCCGTCAACGCGTACGAGCCGGGCTCGGTCGCCAAGGTCATCACCATCGCCGCCGGTCTGAACGAGGGCTCGGTCGACTCGCAGTCGACGTTCGTCGTGCCGTGGCGCCGCCAGTACGCCGACGACCTCCTGAAGGACTCGCACCAGCACCCCGACGAACTGATGACGGTCGAACAGATCCTCGTCGAGTCGTCGAACATCGGCACGATCGACGTGCAGGAATCGCTCGGCGGCGGCAACTGGGAAGCCGCTCGTGAGACCCACTGGGACTACATGCGGGCCTTCGGCCTCGGCGAGAAGACGGCGCTCGACTTCCCCGGTGAGTCGGCCGGCATCCTGAAGCACTGGACCGATCTGTGGGGTTCGGAGCGAGTCACGGTCGCCTACGGCCAGGGCCTCGCGAGTACGTCGATCCAGCTCGCCACCGCCGTCAACGTGATCGCGAACGACGGCACCTATGTCGCGCCGCGGCTCGTCCAAGGCGTCGTCGGCCCCGACGGCACCGTCACCGACGCCGATCCGTCGGTGACCCACGAGGTGCTCTCGACCGAGACGGCCGAGGAGATGCAGCGCATGATGCGCCAGGTGGTCTGCCGGGGTACCGGGACCCGGGCCCAGCTCGGCTTCGACAGCTTCAGCGTGGCGGGCAAGACCGGTACCGGCCTCAAGTCGCAGCCCAATGGCACTTACCTCAACGAACGTGGCGAGCGCGTGTACTACGCCAGCTTCGTCGGGTTCTTCCCGGCCGAGGACCCACAGATCACGATCCTGATCTCGATCGACGAGCCGCCCGCCGGCGACATCAACCGCTTCGGCGGTACCGCCGCCGCCCCGGTCTTCGCCGAACTCGCCCCGACGATCGTGCACGAACAGGGGCTGCAGCCGCCGCCCGAGGACCAGATGATCGCCTGTTCGTGA
- a CDS encoding UDP-N-acetylmuramoyl-L-alanyl-D-glutamate--2,6-diaminopimelate ligase gives MAEISRSLIEALPTGDVVDTVGDVTAVVPVDLTHDSRDVEAGWAFACVPGDTHDGHDFAPAAVDAGASLLIVERRLPLDVAQLVVTDVRRTMGPLAAHVHGRPATKLRMVGVTGTNGKTTTTHLVGSIMRAAGWNEREMGTLSGARTTPEAPDLQRRLAGYVADGVDAVVMEVSSHALALHRVNGVRFDVAGFTNLGRDHLDLHESMEAYFRAKASLFTVDLAESGVTNLDDPYGRLLLDAADIPMDGYRLDDAVDLDVTVGRHSFRWRGTDVTVPLGGRFNVYNSLCALAIAELLGIDAETAAHGLATIPPVPGRFEVVTAAGAPFVAVVDYAHTPDGLVELLTAVRRDAGSGRVICVFGCGGDRDREKRPLMGAAAATHADLVVATSDNPRREDPEAIIDEAVGGIEPRYRERVVVEVDRRAGIAAALRAARPGDVVVIAGKGHETTQTIGDTAYPFDDRAVTRELLADMNIPPSPAPDPTTASSEEGSA, from the coding sequence ATGGCCGAGATCTCACGAAGCCTGATCGAGGCGCTTCCGACCGGAGACGTGGTCGACACCGTCGGCGACGTCACCGCCGTGGTGCCGGTCGACCTCACCCACGACTCCCGTGACGTCGAGGCCGGGTGGGCGTTCGCCTGCGTGCCGGGCGACACCCACGACGGACACGACTTCGCGCCCGCCGCCGTCGACGCCGGCGCGAGCCTGCTGATCGTCGAACGTCGCCTCCCGCTCGACGTCGCACAGCTCGTGGTGACCGACGTCCGTCGCACGATGGGACCCCTCGCCGCGCACGTGCACGGCCGACCCGCCACGAAGCTGCGGATGGTCGGCGTCACCGGCACCAACGGCAAGACCACGACGACCCACCTCGTCGGCTCGATCATGCGCGCCGCCGGCTGGAACGAGCGCGAGATGGGCACCCTCTCGGGCGCCCGGACGACGCCGGAGGCGCCCGACCTACAACGCCGCCTCGCCGGGTACGTCGCCGACGGCGTCGACGCCGTCGTGATGGAGGTCTCGTCGCACGCACTCGCGCTGCACCGCGTGAACGGGGTGCGTTTCGACGTCGCCGGCTTCACCAACCTCGGCCGCGACCACCTCGACCTCCACGAGTCGATGGAGGCGTACTTCCGCGCCAAGGCGTCGCTGTTCACCGTCGATCTCGCCGAGTCCGGCGTGACCAACCTCGACGATCCGTACGGCCGGCTCCTGCTCGATGCCGCTGACATCCCGATGGACGGATACCGGCTCGACGACGCGGTCGACCTCGACGTCACCGTGGGCCGCCACTCGTTCCGCTGGCGCGGGACCGACGTCACGGTCCCGCTCGGCGGTCGCTTCAACGTCTACAACTCGCTGTGCGCGCTCGCGATCGCCGAGCTCCTCGGCATCGACGCCGAGACCGCAGCACACGGGTTGGCCACGATCCCACCGGTGCCCGGGCGCTTCGAGGTGGTCACCGCCGCCGGTGCGCCGTTCGTCGCAGTCGTCGACTACGCACACACCCCCGACGGGCTGGTCGAACTCCTGACGGCGGTGCGTCGCGACGCCGGGTCGGGCCGGGTCATCTGCGTCTTCGGATGCGGCGGCGACCGCGACCGCGAGAAGCGCCCGCTGATGGGTGCGGCGGCTGCCACCCATGCCGATCTCGTCGTGGCGACGTCGGACAATCCGCGACGCGAAGACCCGGAAGCGATCATCGACGAGGCCGTCGGCGGCATCGAACCCCGATACCGTGAGCGAGTCGTCGTCGAAGTCGACCGCCGTGCCGGCATCGCCGCAGCGCTCCGGGCCGCCCGTCCGGGTGACGTCGTGGTCATCGCCGGCAAGGGGCACGAGACGACTCAGACGATCGGCGACACCGCCTACCCCTTCGACGACCGCGCCGTGACGCGCGAACTACTCGCTGACATGAACATCCCGCCATCTCCCGCCCCCGATCCGACCACCGCCAGCAGCGAGGAGGGCAGCGCATGA
- the mraY gene encoding phospho-N-acetylmuramoyl-pentapeptide-transferase, translating to MIAVIIAGFVATLISLFGTRFLIVYFRRRGQGQPILGDEIDMGPDWHKPKEGTPTMGGLAIVVAAFVGWVVAHVRDLAFSDQAMIVWVGILAMGAMGFLDDFIKVRKRHNRGIFWKQKNYITMLMSFGIAWALIGVTGISETISLARAEDGIDVPGFVWVIWAGIIIWATTNAVNVTDGLDGLAGGSALMGFGAFTIIGYWAFRNPDVYAEVVNPLDMGVMAAAFAGGCLGFLWWNAAPARIFMGDVGALAIGAALALMALTLNTHLLLVFICGINVIEAGSVAIQMGVFKASGRKKRLFRMSPIHHHFELGGWPETTVIIRFWLISAISVAIALAIFIADYTRVVG from the coding sequence ATGATCGCCGTCATCATCGCCGGCTTCGTCGCCACGCTGATCTCACTGTTCGGCACCCGCTTCCTGATCGTCTACTTCCGCCGCCGCGGGCAGGGTCAGCCGATCCTCGGCGACGAGATCGACATGGGCCCCGACTGGCACAAGCCGAAGGAGGGCACGCCCACGATGGGCGGCCTGGCGATCGTCGTCGCCGCTTTCGTCGGCTGGGTGGTCGCCCACGTCCGCGACCTCGCGTTCTCCGACCAGGCGATGATCGTCTGGGTCGGCATCCTCGCCATGGGTGCGATGGGTTTCCTCGACGACTTCATCAAGGTCCGCAAGCGCCACAACCGGGGCATCTTCTGGAAGCAGAAGAACTACATCACGATGCTGATGAGCTTCGGCATCGCCTGGGCGCTCATCGGCGTCACCGGGATCTCCGAGACGATCTCGCTCGCCCGTGCCGAGGACGGCATCGACGTGCCGGGCTTCGTCTGGGTGATCTGGGCCGGCATCATCATCTGGGCGACGACCAACGCCGTCAACGTCACCGACGGGCTCGACGGCCTGGCCGGCGGCTCGGCGCTGATGGGGTTCGGCGCCTTCACGATCATCGGGTACTGGGCGTTCCGCAACCCCGACGTCTACGCCGAGGTCGTCAACCCGCTCGACATGGGTGTCATGGCGGCCGCCTTCGCCGGTGGTTGTCTCGGCTTCCTCTGGTGGAACGCCGCCCCGGCCCGGATCTTCATGGGCGACGTCGGCGCGCTCGCCATCGGTGCGGCACTCGCCCTGATGGCGCTCACCCTCAACACGCACCTGCTCCTGGTCTTCATCTGTGGCATCAATGTGATCGAAGCCGGGTCCGTCGCCATCCAGATGGGCGTGTTCAAGGCATCGGGTCGCAAGAAGCGTCTGTTCCGCATGTCACCGATCCACCACCACTTCGAGCTCGGCGGCTGGCCCGAGACCACCGTCATCATCCGGTTCTGGCTGATCTCGGCGATCAGCGTCGCCATCGCGCTCGCCATCTTCATCGCCGACTACACCCGGGTGGTCGGCTGA
- the murD gene encoding UDP-N-acetylmuramoyl-L-alanine--D-glutamate ligase: protein MRALVHGLAITGASTVRALQRHGHEVVVTDDSIDDEKRALAAGLGVELSSPPTDGLGEWIAGFDLFSPAPGVPEGHPLVVAALDAGVPVESEIEIAYRWEQQRAAGPRPILAITGTDGKTSTTELTVAILRAAGLHTAALGNTDVPLLDAIDDDAYDAFVVECTSFRLAFTTTFRADAAVWLNLAPDHLNWHASMDTYEAAKAKLFAQQRADDVAIGFVDDPVVMRHLAAAPSKQRTFGTTGADYHVDGDRLVGPAGPIVDASVMKRSLPHDRTNALAASALVLETGLATTDDIATALAGFVTPEHRLEPIVEDDGIAWYNDSKATTPHAAATAIRAFDSLVLIAGGSRKGVSLAPMAAEPQRLRAVVAIGEAAPDVHDAFDTAVDAAVEVVDAASMPEAIATAHHLARPGDAVVLSPGCASFDWYRNYTERGTVFKQLVHDHLAAHAARTTETDRDETDAGADPMTEDLT from the coding sequence GTGCGCGCCCTCGTGCACGGCCTCGCCATCACGGGGGCATCCACCGTCCGCGCGCTGCAGCGCCACGGGCACGAGGTGGTGGTGACCGACGACTCGATCGACGACGAGAAGCGGGCGCTCGCCGCCGGCCTCGGCGTCGAACTCTCGTCGCCACCGACCGACGGACTGGGGGAGTGGATCGCGGGATTCGACCTGTTCTCACCGGCACCCGGGGTGCCCGAGGGGCACCCGCTCGTCGTCGCGGCGCTCGACGCCGGTGTCCCTGTCGAGAGCGAGATCGAGATCGCCTACCGCTGGGAACAGCAGCGCGCTGCCGGGCCGCGACCGATCCTCGCGATCACCGGGACCGACGGCAAGACGTCGACGACCGAGTTGACGGTCGCGATCCTGCGTGCCGCCGGCCTCCACACCGCCGCGCTCGGCAACACCGACGTCCCGCTCCTCGACGCGATCGACGACGACGCCTACGACGCCTTCGTGGTCGAATGCACCAGCTTCCGCCTCGCGTTCACCACGACGTTCCGCGCCGATGCCGCGGTCTGGCTCAACCTGGCCCCCGACCATCTCAACTGGCACGCCTCGATGGACACCTACGAGGCCGCGAAGGCCAAGCTCTTCGCGCAGCAGCGGGCCGACGACGTCGCGATCGGCTTCGTCGACGATCCCGTCGTCATGCGTCATCTGGCCGCTGCACCGTCGAAGCAGCGGACGTTCGGCACCACGGGGGCCGATTATCACGTCGACGGCGACCGGCTGGTCGGCCCCGCCGGACCGATCGTCGACGCGTCCGTCATGAAGCGCAGCCTGCCGCACGACCGGACGAACGCACTTGCCGCCAGTGCCCTCGTGCTCGAGACCGGCCTGGCCACGACCGACGACATCGCGACGGCGCTGGCCGGGTTCGTGACACCCGAGCACCGGCTCGAGCCGATCGTCGAGGACGACGGCATCGCCTGGTACAACGACTCGAAGGCGACCACACCACACGCTGCGGCGACTGCGATCCGGGCATTCGACTCGCTCGTGCTGATCGCCGGCGGGTCGCGCAAGGGTGTGTCGCTCGCGCCGATGGCCGCCGAACCGCAGCGGTTGCGCGCCGTCGTGGCGATCGGTGAGGCGGCACCCGACGTCCACGACGCGTTCGACACGGCCGTCGATGCCGCCGTGGAGGTCGTCGACGCCGCCTCGATGCCCGAGGCCATCGCGACCGCACACCACCTCGCCCGGCCCGGGGACGCCGTCGTGCTCTCGCCGGGCTGCGCCAGCTTCGACTGGTACCGCAACTACACCGAACGCGGCACCGTCTTCAAGCAACTCGTGCACGACCACCTCGCCGCCCACGCGGCGCGAACCACCGAAACCGACCGTGACGAAACGGACGCCGGAGCCGACCCGATGACGGAGGACCTCACATGA
- a CDS encoding FtsW/RodA/SpoVE family cell cycle protein produces the protein MTIAIRPDTADVRARREAALERINGGPSRQKRSGAPKRAKPSRRVVKTSKPAEREVLGPTPGIYYWIGLTVAAFVMLGLVMVLSATSAREVASSETPYDTFMRQSMWAAIGLVGLVIALKVPYHRWRALVIPLAVIAAGLMMLPFVPGVGVTVNDANSWVRFGSFGFQPSEFLKLAAIAFLADHFTRHEHDLHLPRHGLIPLGLVTFGCAGVSFMQGDLGAAIVLTAVSLCVALIAGVPFRHIGAITAVGAMGAMIAVMSSPWRFNRLTAFRDIEGNKEHLAFQSWQGLLSIANGGWTGSGIGGSRSKLGYLPYAHSDFIFAVIADELGFIGSVAVIGGFGLIVWFGVQAALAAPDRFGMLLAGGIACWLGVQAIVNIGGVAGVIPVTGLTLPFFSAGGTSLSVSMVAAGLLLNVARRAITAPRPRRAAKRAGRAHASTRTGRPTRSTARV, from the coding sequence ATGACGATCGCGATCAGGCCCGACACCGCCGATGTCCGGGCGCGCCGCGAGGCGGCCCTGGAACGCATCAACGGTGGCCCGAGTCGGCAGAAGCGCTCGGGCGCGCCGAAGCGCGCCAAGCCCTCCCGCCGTGTCGTCAAGACCTCGAAGCCGGCCGAGCGCGAAGTGCTCGGCCCGACGCCCGGCATCTACTACTGGATCGGGCTCACCGTCGCCGCGTTCGTGATGCTCGGCCTCGTGATGGTGCTGTCCGCGACGTCCGCTCGTGAGGTCGCCAGTTCGGAGACGCCGTACGACACGTTCATGCGGCAGTCGATGTGGGCGGCGATCGGCCTCGTCGGCCTGGTGATCGCCCTCAAGGTGCCGTACCACCGGTGGCGCGCCCTGGTGATCCCGCTCGCCGTCATCGCCGCCGGCCTCATGATGCTGCCGTTCGTGCCCGGTGTCGGCGTCACCGTCAACGACGCCAACTCGTGGGTGCGGTTCGGGTCGTTCGGCTTCCAGCCGTCGGAGTTCCTCAAGCTCGCGGCGATCGCGTTCCTGGCCGACCACTTCACGCGCCACGAACACGATCTGCACCTGCCTCGCCACGGGCTCATCCCGCTCGGACTGGTCACGTTCGGCTGCGCCGGCGTCAGCTTCATGCAGGGCGACCTCGGTGCCGCCATCGTCCTCACCGCGGTCTCGCTGTGCGTCGCGCTCATCGCTGGCGTCCCGTTCCGGCACATCGGAGCGATCACCGCAGTCGGCGCGATGGGCGCCATGATCGCCGTGATGTCGAGCCCGTGGCGGTTCAACCGTCTCACGGCGTTCCGCGACATCGAGGGCAACAAGGAGCATCTCGCCTTCCAGTCGTGGCAGGGACTCCTCAGCATCGCCAACGGCGGATGGACGGGCTCGGGCATCGGCGGGAGCCGATCGAAGCTCGGCTACCTCCCGTACGCCCACTCCGACTTCATTTTCGCCGTGATCGCCGACGAACTCGGCTTCATCGGTTCGGTCGCCGTGATCGGCGGATTCGGCCTCATCGTGTGGTTCGGCGTCCAGGCGGCCCTCGCCGCCCCCGACCGCTTCGGCATGTTGCTCGCCGGCGGCATCGCCTGCTGGCTCGGCGTGCAGGCGATCGTCAACATCGGCGGCGTCGCCGGCGTCATCCCGGTGACCGGACTCACCCTGCCGTTCTTCTCGGCCGGTGGTACGTCGCTCAGCGTCTCGATGGTCGCCGCCGGACTCCTGCTCAACGTCGCCAGGCGAGCGATCACCGCACCCCGCCCACGCCGTGCGGCGAAGCGGGCCGGCCGCGCCCACGCGTCGACCCGCACCGGGCGCCCGACCCGTTCGACGGCCCGTGTCTGA
- a CDS encoding UDP-N-acetylglucosamine--N-acetylmuramyl-(pentapeptide) pyrophosphoryl-undecaprenol N-acetylglucosamine transferase, with the protein MSDAPYAVVTGGGTSGHVLPALAVAEGLVARGHDPSTIHYAGCERGIETRLLPDTPFPHHFYDVDGFQRSLSKRNLSFVPKMWRARREAIERFRPAPPKVVVSVGGYASMPSVFAARKLGIPVVVVSYDLKPGRASQVAAKRAAACAVAFPDSPLPRATRTGAPVRRSILDVDRVADRSAARAELGLPDDRFVVAIMGGSQGSGVLNEAVWSWLDRVGDDATLAIRHAVGERFIERAPDARNGADGVLYQPIGYEPRMPLVYAAADVLVGRGGASTVHEVAATGTPAVLVPWAASADDHQTLNVRWLADDGAAVMLPESDVARLGDVLDELRGDDARRDELARRAAEAGEVHRSGALARLVESVADGTD; encoded by the coding sequence GTGTCTGACGCGCCGTACGCCGTCGTTACCGGCGGCGGCACCTCGGGACATGTCCTCCCGGCGCTGGCCGTGGCGGAAGGGCTCGTCGCACGCGGCCACGACCCGTCGACGATCCACTACGCCGGGTGCGAACGCGGGATCGAGACGCGACTGTTGCCCGACACGCCGTTCCCGCACCACTTCTACGACGTCGACGGGTTCCAACGCAGCCTCTCGAAGCGCAACCTGTCGTTCGTGCCGAAGATGTGGCGCGCCCGCCGCGAGGCGATCGAGCGATTCCGGCCGGCGCCCCCGAAGGTGGTCGTGAGCGTCGGCGGCTACGCATCGATGCCGAGCGTCTTCGCCGCCCGCAAGCTCGGCATCCCGGTCGTCGTCGTCAGCTACGACCTCAAACCCGGACGCGCCAGCCAGGTCGCAGCGAAGCGTGCCGCCGCGTGCGCCGTCGCGTTCCCCGATTCGCCGCTGCCGCGCGCCACCCGCACCGGGGCACCGGTCCGCCGGTCGATCCTCGACGTCGACCGTGTCGCCGACCGGTCCGCCGCTCGGGCCGAACTGGGGCTGCCCGATGATCGGTTCGTCGTCGCGATCATGGGCGGTTCGCAGGGCTCGGGCGTGCTGAACGAGGCGGTGTGGAGCTGGCTCGATCGGGTCGGCGACGACGCGACGCTGGCGATCCGCCACGCCGTGGGTGAGCGCTTCATCGAACGGGCGCCCGACGCCCGCAACGGCGCCGACGGGGTGCTCTACCAGCCGATCGGGTACGAGCCCCGCATGCCGCTGGTCTACGCCGCGGCCGACGTGCTCGTCGGACGCGGCGGGGCGAGCACGGTCCACGAGGTCGCCGCCACCGGGACTCCTGCGGTGCTGGTTCCGTGGGCCGCCTCGGCCGACGACCATCAGACGCTCAACGTGCGGTGGCTCGCCGACGACGGCGCCGCCGTCATGCTGCCCGAGTCCGACGTGGCGCGACTCGGTGACGTCCTGGACGAACTCCGCGGTGACGACGCACGTCGTGACGAGCTCGCCCGCCGTGCCGCCGAGGCCGGTGAGGTGCATCGCAGCGGCGCGCTCGCACGCCTCGTCGAGTCCGTGGCGGACGGCACGGACTGA
- the murC gene encoding UDP-N-acetylmuramate--L-alanine ligase: MVNPVAQPTPPLDLSTPRRLHVIGAAGPGMSAIALALAQMGHNVSGVDLRERQVLDRLRAAGVIVNIGHDRNHVVGCDAVTASSAIPDTLNELDEARKLGIPTLSRAGMLASMCAQAKSIAVAGTHGKTTSSSMLMLILAEAGLHPSFVIGGDVNDMGTGAQWTGGEWFVVEADESDGTHLELPLHGTIITNIDVDHLDLYGTIDGVEAAFDQYLAQIPGPKVVSADDERSRRVADRHGALTFGLTEHADVRAVDLVAEHGSFRFRIERDGRELAAIDLPLRGEHNVANATGAFTMAVEMGVDPEVAARALAKFGGVARRFDVRGVDGGATFVDDYAHIPTEIDAALRAARDSGDDWQRIVAVFQPNRYHRMAMMWRDYADCFEVADVVVLTDIYASGTTPIPGVTGKLVVNAVLDEHPDKRVVWLPRRDELIDYLARTVRAGDVCISMGCGDIASLPDEVLAARRGDA, encoded by the coding sequence GTGGTGAACCCCGTCGCCCAGCCCACCCCGCCGCTCGACCTGTCGACGCCGCGCCGCCTGCACGTCATCGGTGCTGCCGGACCCGGCATGTCGGCGATCGCCTTGGCGCTCGCCCAAATGGGCCACAACGTCTCCGGCGTCGATCTGCGCGAACGCCAGGTGCTCGACCGGCTGCGGGCCGCCGGCGTCATCGTCAACATCGGCCACGACCGGAACCACGTCGTCGGGTGCGACGCCGTCACCGCCTCGTCGGCGATCCCCGACACCCTCAACGAACTCGACGAGGCCCGCAAGCTCGGCATCCCGACCCTCAGCCGGGCCGGGATGTTGGCGTCGATGTGCGCGCAGGCGAAGTCGATCGCCGTCGCCGGGACGCACGGCAAGACGACGTCGTCGTCGATGCTGATGCTGATCCTGGCCGAGGCCGGCCTCCATCCGAGCTTCGTGATCGGTGGTGACGTCAACGACATGGGCACCGGCGCCCAGTGGACCGGCGGCGAATGGTTCGTCGTCGAGGCCGACGAGAGCGACGGCACCCACCTCGAACTCCCCCTTCACGGCACGATCATCACGAACATCGACGTCGATCACCTCGACCTGTACGGCACGATCGACGGCGTCGAGGCAGCGTTCGACCAGTACCTCGCCCAGATCCCCGGGCCCAAGGTGGTGTCAGCCGACGACGAGCGCAGCCGCCGCGTCGCCGACCGCCACGGGGCACTCACCTTCGGCCTCACCGAACACGCCGATGTCCGCGCCGTCGACCTCGTCGCCGAGCATGGATCGTTCCGCTTCCGGATCGAGCGCGACGGGCGCGAACTCGCCGCGATCGACCTGCCACTGCGCGGCGAGCACAACGTCGCCAACGCGACCGGCGCGTTCACGATGGCGGTCGAGATGGGCGTCGATCCCGAGGTCGCGGCACGAGCGCTCGCCAAGTTCGGCGGTGTCGCCCGCCGGTTCGACGTTCGCGGCGTCGATGGAGGAGCGACGTTCGTCGACGACTACGCCCACATCCCGACCGAGATCGATGCCGCGCTCCGCGCCGCCCGCGACAGCGGCGACGACTGGCAGCGCATCGTCGCCGTGTTCCAGCCGAACCGCTACCACCGGATGGCGATGATGTGGCGCGACTATGCCGACTGCTTCGAGGTCGCCGACGTCGTCGTGCTCACCGACATCTACGCGTCGGGCACGACCCCCATCCCGGGTGTGACCGGGAAGCTGGTCGTCAACGCCGTGCTCGACGAGCACCCCGACAAGCGGGTCGTCTGGTTGCCGCGACGCGACGAACTCATCGACTATCTCGCTCGAACCGTGCGTGCCGGAGACGTGTGCATCTCGATGGGCTGTGGCGACATCGCCTCGCTGCCCGACGAGGTGCTCGCCGCACGCCGAGGCGACGCATGA
- the murB gene encoding UDP-N-acetylmuramate dehydrogenase, producing the protein MTDPTAPADAGEFLRERLGDAVVADRPLGPLTTYRVGGAARWFVDARSVDDLLAVADARRRTGVSVLMIGRGSNMLVADEGFDGVAVSVAGFAGEVELPDRVENGMSVALCDDGDPVEVRAGGGAALPVVARRTAAAGIRGFEWAVGVPGSIGGAVRMNAGGHGSDMAACVIDVGLIDLDDPDRGRFRTAVADLGLRFRASSLPPAQIVLDARLALHVGDRAAAEAEISEIVRWRREHQPGGQNCGSVFVNPVPGEVTSGGLIDGLDLRGFRIGTSWVSEKHANFIQADDGGSAADVRAVIEAVRRRVAEATGYHLRSEVRLVGFDDTDPMSFEEAHP; encoded by the coding sequence ATGACCGACCCGACGGCGCCCGCCGACGCGGGCGAGTTCCTGCGGGAACGGTTGGGTGATGCCGTCGTCGCCGATCGGCCGCTCGGGCCGCTGACGACCTACCGCGTCGGGGGTGCCGCCCGCTGGTTCGTCGACGCCCGGTCCGTCGACGACCTGCTGGCCGTCGCAGACGCGCGTCGTCGCACCGGTGTGTCGGTCCTCATGATCGGCCGCGGCTCGAACATGCTCGTCGCCGACGAGGGATTCGACGGCGTCGCCGTCTCGGTCGCCGGGTTCGCCGGCGAGGTCGAGCTCCCCGATCGTGTCGAGAACGGCATGTCCGTCGCACTCTGCGACGACGGCGACCCGGTCGAGGTTCGCGCCGGCGGGGGAGCGGCGCTGCCGGTCGTCGCCCGACGGACCGCCGCTGCCGGCATCCGCGGCTTCGAGTGGGCCGTCGGCGTGCCCGGCTCCATCGGTGGTGCCGTGCGGATGAACGCCGGCGGGCACGGGTCCGACATGGCGGCCTGCGTGATCGACGTCGGATTGATCGACCTCGACGACCCGGATCGTGGCCGCTTCCGAACGGCGGTTGCCGATCTCGGCCTGCGCTTCCGGGCGTCGTCGCTACCGCCGGCGCAGATCGTGCTCGACGCTCGGCTCGCGCTGCACGTCGGCGACCGGGCCGCAGCGGAAGCGGAGATCTCCGAGATCGTCCGCTGGCGTCGCGAGCACCAGCCGGGCGGCCAGAACTGTGGATCGGTGTTCGTCAACCCGGTGCCCGGCGAGGTCACCTCGGGTGGCTTGATCGACGGGCTCGACCTGCGCGGCTTCCGGATCGGGACGTCGTGGGTGTCGGAGAAGCACGCCAACTTCATCCAGGCCGACGACGGCGGGTCGGCCGCCGACGTGCGCGCCGTGATCGAGGCGGTGCGCCGTCGCGTCGCCGAGGCCACCGGCTATCACCTGCGCAGCGAGGTCAGGCTCGTCGGGTTCGACGACACCGACCCAATGTCGTTCGAGGAGGCGCATCCGTGA